A portion of the Amia ocellicauda isolate fAmiCal2 chromosome 22, fAmiCal2.hap1, whole genome shotgun sequence genome contains these proteins:
- the cfd gene encoding complement factor D, with translation MEGCKNALVGIVAILCVQLGWCIMGGWEATPHSRPFMVSIQQNGKHECGGFLIAEKWVMSAAHCFTDPSEKTGKVVLGAHSLSTPEDTKQVFGIASLHPHPDFSLDNYDNDIILLKLDGSASPTTAVKPVAYQRGGGYVAAGSEVTVLGWGSTSNLGNRPDALQELTVKVMRSPLCKRYDYYGDKFTDNMMCAAGHISDTCDGDSGGPLIHSGVVVGITSNGSKKCGKPKKPGIYTVVSRYTQWIDSVLQQ, from the exons ATGGAGGGGTGCAAGAACGCACTGGTGGGGATAGTGGCGATACTCTGTGTGCAGTTGG GGTGGTGCATCATGGGAGGCTGGGAAGCGACACCGCACTCTCGGCCCTTCATGGTGTCGATTCAGCAGAATGGCAAGCACGAGTGCGGGGGCTTCCTCATCGCCGAGAAGTGGGTCATGAGTGCCGCGCACTGCTTCACCGACCC GTCAGAGAAGACTGGCAAGGTTGTGCTTGGGGCTCACTCTCTATCCACGCCGGAGGACACCAAACAGGTTTTTGGCATCGCATCCCTCCACCCTCACCCTGATTTCTCCCTTGACAACTATGACAATGACATCATTCTGCTCAAG CTGGATGGTTCTGCCTCCCCGACGACGGCAGTGAAGCCGGTGGCGTACCAGCGTGGAGGCGGGTATGTGGCCGCCGGATCAGAGGTCACCGTGCTTGGCTGGGGCTCCACCAGCAACCTGGGCAACCGACCGGACGCCCTGCAGGAGCTCACCGTGAAGGTCATGAGAAGCCCCCTGTGCAAGCGCTACGATTACTATGGAGACAAGTTCACCGACAACATGATGTGTGCGGCCGGACACATCAGTGACACCTGCGAT GGCGACTCCGGAGGTCCCCTCATTCACAGCGGGGTGGTGGTGGGCATCACCTCCAACGGCAGCAAGAAGTGTGGCAAGCCCAAGAAGCCGGGCATCTACACGGTGGTCTCCCGCTACACCCAGTGGATTGACAGCGTCCTGCAGCAGTAG